Proteins found in one Alicyclobacillus cycloheptanicus genomic segment:
- a CDS encoding acetate uptake transporter, which yields MSDQVKIADPGPLGLAGFGITTCILSLINAKVASPEGLGVVLGLALIYGGGCQLLAGIWEFRKGNTFGATAFSSYGAFWIAFWLILHFAPKAPLGWFLLFFGLLTFYLWFGTFYLNQALFWVFLTLWIAFVLLALNGFGVMSSQAGGWVGLLCGLLALYTSAATLINTTAGHTVLPVGKPFRQPTQA from the coding sequence ATGTCCGATCAAGTCAAAATTGCTGACCCGGGGCCGCTCGGACTCGCGGGGTTTGGCATCACGACATGCATTCTGAGCCTCATTAACGCCAAGGTGGCAAGTCCGGAAGGGCTTGGGGTGGTGCTCGGCCTCGCCTTGATTTACGGCGGCGGCTGCCAGCTGTTGGCGGGCATCTGGGAGTTTCGGAAAGGAAACACGTTCGGGGCGACGGCGTTCTCGTCATATGGTGCCTTCTGGATTGCGTTCTGGCTCATCCTTCATTTTGCGCCGAAGGCACCGCTGGGTTGGTTTCTGCTCTTTTTTGGCCTCCTTACCTTCTACCTTTGGTTCGGCACATTCTATCTCAATCAAGCCCTGTTCTGGGTGTTTCTCACGCTGTGGATCGCGTTTGTTCTCCTCGCCCTCAATGGGTTTGGCGTGATGAGTTCGCAAGCCGGCGGTTGGGTTGGCCTGTTGTGCGGACTGCTGGCCCTGTATACCTCAGCCGCGACGCTCATCAACACCACCGCAGGTCACACCGTGCTGCCCGTGGGCAAGCCGTTTCGTCAGCCAACCCAGGCCTGA